In Rutidosis leptorrhynchoides isolate AG116_Rl617_1_P2 chromosome 2, CSIRO_AGI_Rlap_v1, whole genome shotgun sequence, one genomic interval encodes:
- the LOC139888460 gene encoding LOW QUALITY PROTEIN: polyadenylate-binding protein-interacting protein 4-like (The sequence of the model RefSeq protein was modified relative to this genomic sequence to represent the inferred CDS: substituted 2 bases at 2 genomic stop codons) gives MNPHQAAQPRSSANGFNRGRGGKETGTRLGTYSGLQAGNKGHQVTTCLIGHQVEVQVIDGSVYSGIFHATDVGNDFGIILKMARVTKAGSSXVHXNILDSVQKPPSKTLIIPAKELVQIIAKSVSVTRDGLVNDHQHGQLHDIMIDSSISQSRHVDLERELERWVPDVDNPECSELDNTFGRHWNRGWDQFEANAALFGVTSIFDEELYRTKQTGFENS, from the exons ATGAACCCACACCAAGCTGCGCAGCCCAGATCTTCCGCTAATGGGTTTAACCGTGGAAGAGGTGGAAAAGAAACGGGTACTAGACTAGGAA CTTACTCAGGATTACAAGCTGGAAACAAAGGGCATCAGGTAACAACATGCCTCATCGGGCATCAGGTGGAAGTACAAGTTATTGATGGATCTGTGTACTCTGGAATATTTCATGCGACTGATGTTGGGAATGATTTTG GAATAATCTTGAAAATGGCTCGTGTAACAAAGGCTGGTTCATCTTGAGTACATTAAAACATTTTAGATTCTGTTCAGAAGCCCCCTTCTAAAACTTTGATAATACCCGCAAAAGAGCTTGTGCAGATTATAGCTAAG AGTGTATCTGTAACTAGAGATGGATTAGTGAATGATCATCAACATGGTCAACTGCATGACATTATGATAGACTCTTCTATTTCTCAATCCCGGCATGTTGACTTGGAACGAGAGTTGGAACGTTGGGTCCCTGATGTTGATAATCCAGAATGTTCTGAGTTAGACAATACTTTTGGTCGTCATTGGAACAG GGGCTGGGATCAATTTGAAGCAAATGCAGCACTATTTGGAGTAACAAGTATCTTTGACGAGGAACTCTACAGAACAAAACAAACTGGCTTTGAGAATAGCTAG